In Mycobacterium stomatepiae, the following are encoded in one genomic region:
- a CDS encoding alpha/beta hydrolase, with product MTTYAFDPEIAAVLPHLPDLPADDPLAIRAAMSEIISALPVPDATGLRIENREIPGRDGDPAVPIRIYWPEQRSAPAAVYSVHGGGFIAGDLETEHGSNVVLARELGVVVVSVDYRLAPETPFPGGLEDVYAGLVWTAANADELGIDPQRIAIHGMSAGGGLCAALALLARDRGGPHIAFQFLSVPELDDRLITASMTDFTDTPLWSRPRAILSWDCYLGAGRAGADDVPIYAAPARATDLAGLPPAYVSVMHFDPLRDEGVAYALAMLAAGVSVELHLFPGLSMARC from the coding sequence ATGACGACGTATGCGTTCGACCCGGAGATCGCCGCGGTGCTTCCACATTTGCCCGACCTGCCGGCTGACGATCCGCTGGCCATCCGTGCGGCGATGTCGGAAATCATCTCTGCGTTGCCGGTGCCGGATGCCACCGGACTGCGGATCGAGAACCGCGAAATCCCCGGCCGCGACGGCGATCCCGCGGTGCCGATCCGCATTTACTGGCCGGAACAGCGCAGTGCCCCGGCGGCGGTGTACAGCGTGCACGGCGGCGGGTTCATCGCCGGCGACCTCGAAACCGAGCACGGCTCCAACGTCGTGCTTGCCCGTGAGCTGGGCGTCGTCGTGGTGTCCGTCGATTACCGGCTTGCACCCGAGACTCCGTTCCCCGGTGGTCTGGAGGACGTCTACGCCGGGCTGGTTTGGACCGCGGCGAATGCCGACGAATTGGGCATCGATCCGCAACGCATCGCCATCCACGGCATGAGCGCCGGTGGCGGGCTGTGTGCGGCGCTGGCGCTGTTGGCTCGCGACCGCGGCGGACCGCACATCGCATTCCAGTTTTTGTCGGTGCCCGAACTCGACGACCGACTGATCACCGCAAGCATGACCGACTTCACCGATACCCCGCTGTGGAGCCGGCCTCGGGCGATTCTCAGCTGGGACTGCTACCTAGGCGCCGGTCGTGCCGGTGCCGACGACGTACCGATCTACGCCGCGCCAGCCCGCGCCACCGATTTGGCGGGTCTGCCGCCCGCGTACGTTTCGGTCATGCACTTCGACCCACTCCGCGACGAAGGAGTCGCCTACGCCCTGGCCATGCTTGCCGCCGGCGTGAGCGTCGAATTACATTTATTCCCAGGACTTTCCATGGCTCGATGTTGA
- a CDS encoding alpha/beta fold hydrolase codes for MPAVWKVFISTTALLLAVVSCAGRHDSGPASAGGSSGDFSGSIDIGHGRHLYLECRGKGCPTVILESGYHNSSDPWNQSDAAAPAVGPAVVPALAATHRVCAYDRPGTLRNSDPLELSDRSSPVVMPRTAQDVVGDLHALLTAAHLAGPYLLVGHSLGGLFARLYAQTYPDQVCGVVFVDAFGVEIPSLLGADWPAYREALDAPPPQFADSSGFEVVDIDKSVEQVGAAPAFPPIPIAVLTRTEPFVIPATASAEQGAKLEQAWREAASDLVALVPQTPHLVATGSDHFIQIHQPDLVAAAVALVTRRAGTTGR; via the coding sequence ATGCCCGCAGTTTGGAAAGTGTTCATCTCCACCACCGCGTTGCTGCTGGCGGTGGTGAGTTGCGCAGGTCGGCACGACAGCGGCCCCGCGAGTGCGGGGGGTTCTTCGGGTGACTTCAGCGGGTCGATCGATATCGGCCACGGACGGCATCTCTATCTTGAATGCCGCGGAAAGGGCTGTCCCACAGTTATTTTAGAATCCGGCTATCACAACTCGTCGGATCCATGGAACCAATCCGATGCCGCCGCACCGGCGGTGGGCCCCGCCGTCGTGCCCGCCTTGGCCGCTACCCATCGCGTCTGCGCCTACGACCGGCCCGGCACCTTGCGTAATTCCGATCCGCTCGAACTCAGCGACCGCAGTTCGCCGGTCGTGATGCCACGCACCGCGCAAGACGTCGTCGGCGATCTGCATGCGCTATTGACCGCCGCGCATCTTGCGGGTCCCTACCTGCTCGTCGGGCACTCGCTGGGCGGGCTCTTCGCCCGGCTGTACGCCCAGACCTACCCCGACCAGGTGTGTGGGGTGGTGTTCGTCGACGCCTTCGGTGTCGAAATACCGAGCCTGCTGGGAGCCGACTGGCCCGCATACCGGGAGGCATTGGATGCACCGCCGCCGCAATTCGCCGATTCGTCGGGGTTCGAGGTCGTCGATATCGACAAGAGCGTCGAGCAGGTCGGTGCCGCCCCGGCGTTCCCGCCCATTCCCATCGCGGTGCTGACGAGGACGGAGCCGTTTGTGATTCCAGCGACGGCGTCGGCCGAGCAGGGCGCGAAGTTGGAGCAGGCATGGCGCGAGGCCGCCTCGGATCTGGTCGCGTTGGTGCCGCAGACACCGCATCTGGTCGCGACGGGCAGCGATCACTTCATTCAGATCCACCAGCCCGACCTGGTCGCGGCGGCCGTTGCTTTGGTGACGCGAAGGGCCGGCACGACCGGGCGTTAG
- a CDS encoding ABC transporter permease has product MLLLAIWQLVTGVTGFFSPSQLPPPGEVVSALGGLLRHGELWIHPRASTSRVVVGYLAGAVAALTLGSAVGLSVVVRRLFAPTIAGFRTVPSLARVPLLLLWFGIDETPKILMVAVGAFFPVYTTTASALSHVDPQLVEVGRAYGRRGAVLLATVMLPAAAPELVNGLRLGLANAWLFVVAAELIASSKGLGFLLLDSQNTGRTDVMLLAIVLLAALGKLSDAVLGAVEKRLVRRRS; this is encoded by the coding sequence GTGCTGCTGCTGGCGATCTGGCAGCTTGTCACGGGAGTCACGGGGTTCTTCTCGCCCAGCCAGCTCCCGCCACCCGGTGAAGTGGTGTCCGCGCTGGGCGGTCTGCTCCGGCATGGTGAACTCTGGATTCACCCGCGGGCCAGCACATCTCGGGTAGTGGTCGGATATCTGGCGGGTGCCGTCGCGGCGCTCACGTTGGGTTCAGCGGTCGGGCTGTCGGTTGTCGTGCGCAGGTTGTTCGCACCCACCATCGCCGGCTTTCGCACGGTGCCTTCCCTGGCGCGGGTCCCTTTGCTGCTCTTATGGTTTGGCATCGACGAGACGCCGAAGATCTTGATGGTCGCCGTTGGTGCGTTCTTTCCCGTGTACACGACGACGGCTTCGGCGCTGTCCCACGTCGATCCTCAGCTGGTCGAGGTGGGACGGGCCTATGGGCGACGGGGTGCGGTCCTGCTCGCGACGGTGATGTTGCCCGCCGCGGCCCCGGAATTGGTGAACGGGCTTCGGCTGGGCTTGGCCAACGCGTGGCTGTTCGTGGTCGCGGCCGAGCTGATCGCCTCCTCGAAGGGTCTCGGATTCTTGCTACTCGACAGCCAGAACACCGGTCGCACCGATGTGATGCTGCTGGCCATCGTCCTGCTGGCCGCCTTGGGCAAACTCAGCGACGCGGTCCTGGGTGCCGTGGAGAAGCGGCTGGTGCGGCGGCGCAGCTAG
- a CDS encoding ABC transporter ATP-binding protein, translating into MSTNPAPARVSVRGVDRTFGPHTVLHEVDIEIEPGEVVALLGSSGSGKSTLLRLIAGLDSPTGGRIEIDGEAVRGIDPRCAVVFQEPRLLPWRSLAGNVEYGLPPGTPRAKGAGAVQHWLDVVGLREFGDHRPRQVSGGMAQRAGLARALARRPRVLLLDEPLAALDALTRLRMQDLLDAVQQEAGTTTVLVTHDVDEAAILADRVLILRADASGGARIAATHEVTIPKSRDRGDPRIAALRDQLLDEPGVPRRSSEAKAW; encoded by the coding sequence ATGTCGACCAATCCGGCACCGGCCCGGGTATCTGTTCGTGGTGTCGACCGCACGTTCGGACCGCATACCGTGCTCCACGAAGTCGACATCGAAATCGAGCCGGGTGAGGTCGTCGCGCTGCTCGGGTCGTCGGGCAGCGGCAAGTCGACATTGTTGCGACTCATCGCCGGCCTCGACAGTCCGACCGGCGGGCGAATCGAGATCGACGGCGAAGCCGTCCGCGGAATCGACCCGCGTTGTGCGGTGGTGTTCCAGGAACCCCGTCTGCTGCCCTGGCGGTCCCTGGCCGGCAACGTGGAGTACGGGCTGCCGCCCGGCACGCCGCGGGCTAAAGGTGCTGGCGCGGTGCAGCATTGGCTCGACGTCGTCGGGTTACGGGAATTCGGTGACCACCGCCCGCGGCAAGTGTCCGGTGGGATGGCGCAGCGCGCGGGTCTTGCGCGCGCCCTGGCGCGACGCCCACGCGTTCTGCTGCTGGACGAGCCGCTGGCCGCCCTCGATGCGCTGACCCGATTACGGATGCAGGACTTGCTCGATGCGGTGCAGCAAGAGGCAGGCACCACAACGGTTCTGGTGACACACGATGTGGACGAGGCCGCGATCCTCGCCGACCGGGTGTTGATCCTGCGCGCCGATGCGAGCGGCGGCGCCCGCATTGCTGCGACGCACGAAGTCACCATCCCCAAATCACGCGACCGCGGTGATCCGCGGATCGCCGCGTTGCGCGACCAATTGTTGGACGAACCCGGTGTACCCCGACGGAGCAGTGAGGCAAAGGCATGGTGA
- a CDS encoding GNAT family N-acetyltransferase, protein MTTEFRVLESESDLIAALNVFRVAMVGFPPIPDLPPGQISKMLDPGRTVGAFVDGQLVGTADAATSTLTLPGGATVSHAAVTHIGVLPSFTRRGVATALMRHQLDDLAARGEVVASLRASEATIYERYGYGVASSAQSVEIATARAVFRPGVGSGGPVRLVGPAEAWQILPRTYDTNRPSRPGTIDRPGVWWEGVRLRTEASSGAWYVAVHGEPGAESGFARYRPIDTDRWFVSDQRTIVVEDFFAPTTEAYLGLLRFLLELDLIDRVTFWMLPLDDPLPSLLVDRRAVKVTAMHDETWLRVVDAASALAGRSYAGAGAVTVAVNDPLLQKNSASFTISGNGAEPTTRDADLHVGIEGLGAVLLGGTRWHSLAMAGRARAEDPAALSVADELFAVREAPHAGTFF, encoded by the coding sequence ATGACGACCGAGTTCCGGGTTCTCGAGAGCGAGAGCGACCTCATCGCCGCGCTGAACGTGTTTCGCGTCGCGATGGTCGGCTTTCCGCCGATACCGGATCTGCCGCCCGGCCAGATCAGCAAGATGCTCGATCCCGGCCGCACCGTAGGCGCGTTCGTCGACGGACAACTGGTCGGCACCGCGGACGCCGCGACGAGCACGCTGACCCTGCCGGGCGGAGCCACCGTCAGCCATGCGGCCGTGACGCATATCGGCGTGTTGCCGTCCTTCACCCGAAGGGGCGTCGCCACCGCCCTGATGCGTCATCAGCTGGACGACCTCGCGGCCCGGGGTGAAGTGGTCGCCTCGTTGCGGGCCTCGGAGGCCACGATCTATGAGCGCTACGGGTACGGCGTGGCGAGTTCGGCGCAGAGCGTGGAGATTGCGACCGCGCGGGCGGTGTTTCGTCCGGGTGTCGGATCGGGTGGCCCGGTGCGGCTGGTCGGCCCCGCCGAAGCCTGGCAAATCCTGCCCCGCACCTACGACACCAACCGTCCGTCGCGGCCGGGAACCATCGACCGTCCCGGAGTGTGGTGGGAGGGCGTACGACTGCGTACCGAAGCTTCCTCGGGCGCTTGGTATGTCGCGGTGCACGGCGAGCCCGGCGCCGAGTCGGGTTTCGCCCGCTACCGCCCCATCGACACCGACAGGTGGTTTGTCAGCGACCAACGCACCATCGTGGTCGAGGATTTCTTCGCGCCGACCACCGAGGCCTATCTCGGGCTACTGCGTTTCCTCCTCGAGCTGGATCTCATTGACCGAGTGACATTTTGGATGTTACCCCTCGACGATCCGCTGCCCTCGCTGCTGGTCGATCGCCGCGCGGTCAAGGTGACCGCGATGCATGACGAAACATGGCTACGGGTCGTCGACGCCGCGAGCGCGCTCGCGGGCCGCTCCTATGCCGGGGCCGGTGCGGTCACGGTCGCCGTCAATGACCCTCTGCTGCAAAAGAATTCGGCCAGCTTCACGATCTCAGGCAATGGAGCCGAACCGACGACCCGGGACGCAGACCTGCACGTCGGGATCGAGGGGCTCGGTGCCGTGCTGCTGGGCGGCACACGCTGGCACAGTCTGGCGATGGCCGGCCGGGCCCGGGCCGAAGATCCGGCGGCGCTGTCCGTGGCCGATGAGTTGTTTGCGGTGCGCGAGGCGCCGCATGCCGGAACGTTCTTTTAG
- a CDS encoding MFS transporter — MAGRELRATAESREHQERGESRGSELLFAAVLAVLLATGWAANHFAGLIPALSDHRHLNRATLDAIFGIYAVGLLPGLLIGGRLSDVLGRQSVAWAGSVSTLAGTVAMLLSQHSAVLLGGRLVVGAGVGLVVSSCTAWASDMKGPAGAAVAGAVLTAGFAVGPFAAGVLISVPHSRLWESFGIAAALVVLATVVAVVAAHHADLPAPKPMPSREQATSARPAIARALSWALPMSPWVYSSATLAFVTIPTHVQTGLAAPLAAGTAALIASGVSGTTQLIARARRWGPQAGTIGAALAALGYAVTAAAPSAIPLGVGLSLLVILGCASGLLLREGLIDLEAAAPQRLRGAVTGAFYTVSYIGFGLPMLLSTVGSAEVASTILTVMAVLALTTAAARAVRLRRNSHRRSEFIPL; from the coding sequence GTGGCCGGCCGGGAACTTCGGGCGACGGCGGAGTCGCGTGAACACCAGGAACGCGGTGAATCCCGGGGATCCGAGCTGTTATTCGCCGCGGTGTTGGCCGTTCTGCTGGCGACCGGCTGGGCGGCCAACCACTTCGCGGGGTTGATCCCCGCGCTCAGCGACCACCGACATCTCAACAGGGCCACCCTCGACGCGATCTTCGGGATCTACGCGGTGGGACTGCTGCCCGGCCTGCTCATCGGCGGCCGGCTGTCGGATGTGCTCGGGCGGCAGTCGGTGGCCTGGGCGGGGTCGGTCAGCACGCTGGCCGGTACGGTCGCGATGTTGCTGTCTCAGCATTCCGCCGTGTTGCTCGGGGGCCGTTTGGTGGTCGGGGCCGGTGTCGGGCTGGTGGTCAGCTCGTGCACCGCATGGGCTTCGGACATGAAGGGCCCGGCCGGCGCCGCCGTCGCCGGGGCCGTCCTGACGGCCGGTTTCGCGGTCGGTCCGTTCGCAGCCGGCGTGCTCATTTCGGTGCCGCATTCCAGGCTGTGGGAATCGTTCGGAATCGCCGCCGCACTCGTCGTGCTGGCTACCGTCGTCGCGGTGGTGGCGGCCCACCACGCGGACCTGCCCGCCCCGAAACCCATGCCCAGCCGCGAGCAGGCGACGTCGGCACGCCCCGCTATCGCGCGGGCGTTGAGTTGGGCGCTACCGATGTCCCCGTGGGTCTACTCCTCGGCGACACTTGCCTTCGTCACCATCCCGACTCACGTACAGACCGGTCTGGCCGCCCCACTGGCCGCCGGGACCGCCGCACTGATCGCCAGCGGCGTCAGCGGCACTACGCAACTGATCGCTCGCGCACGTCGGTGGGGTCCGCAGGCCGGCACTATTGGCGCGGCGCTGGCCGCGCTCGGCTACGCCGTGACCGCGGCGGCGCCGTCGGCCATCCCGCTGGGTGTGGGCCTGTCGCTACTGGTGATTCTCGGTTGCGCGTCCGGGCTGTTGCTCCGGGAGGGCTTGATCGACTTGGAAGCCGCTGCACCGCAACGCTTGCGCGGTGCCGTCACCGGAGCGTTCTACACGGTGAGTTACATCGGCTTCGGCCTGCCGATGCTGTTGAGCACCGTCGGGTCCGCCGAAGTCGCATCCACGATCCTTACGGTGATGGCGGTATTGGCCTTGACCACCGCCGCAGCCCGAGCGGTCCGGCTGCGGCGAAATAGCCACCGGCGCAGCGAGTTCATTCCCCTGTGA
- a CDS encoding alpha/beta fold hydrolase: protein MDTPRAREWIDQCETLTSRRGHRIAYRRRGQGPTVLLLHGFPTWSYDYAEVAADLAADHDVVTRDFPGYGASDKPNPYEYSVAESADVVEDLAAQLHLDSVRLVAHDYGGIVAQELLDRVLAGTLGFGISSLIMLNCGIVYSAYRPTRLQKLLILPVIGKLIAGRVSAGRLRSGLDAVRGSRLTDAELDDLWYGVSRDDGHKIAHLLIRYNAERAEHHRRWEKALVDWEGPLRLVWGLDDPVSGRHVLEAAARVLPRAEVTKLDGVGHYPQSEAPQAVSDAIRRV from the coding sequence ATGGACACACCGCGGGCGCGGGAATGGATCGACCAATGCGAGACGCTGACCAGCCGCCGGGGACATCGCATCGCCTACCGGCGCCGCGGGCAGGGGCCGACCGTGCTGCTGCTGCACGGATTTCCCACCTGGTCCTACGACTACGCCGAAGTCGCCGCCGACCTCGCCGCTGACCACGACGTCGTCACCCGGGATTTTCCCGGTTACGGTGCTTCCGACAAACCAAATCCCTACGAGTACTCCGTTGCCGAATCAGCCGACGTGGTAGAGGATTTGGCGGCCCAACTGCACCTGGACTCGGTACGCCTGGTCGCGCACGACTACGGCGGTATCGTCGCTCAGGAGCTGCTCGACCGGGTCTTGGCCGGCACGCTGGGATTCGGCATTTCCAGCCTCATCATGCTGAACTGCGGGATCGTCTACAGCGCCTACCGGCCGACGCGCCTGCAAAAGTTGTTGATTCTACCGGTGATCGGAAAGCTGATCGCCGGCCGGGTCAGTGCCGGCCGGCTACGTTCCGGGCTCGACGCGGTGCGTGGGTCACGGCTGACCGACGCCGAGCTGGATGACCTCTGGTATGGCGTTTCGCGAGACGACGGCCACAAGATCGCGCATCTGCTGATCCGCTACAACGCAGAACGGGCCGAACACCACCGTCGATGGGAGAAGGCGCTGGTCGACTGGGAGGGTCCGCTGCGGCTGGTCTGGGGACTCGATGATCCGGTGTCGGGTCGCCATGTTCTCGAGGCGGCCGCCCGCGTCCTACCGCGCGCCGAGGTGACGAAACTCGACGGCGTGGGCCACTATCCGCAATCCGAAGCGCCGCAAGCAGTTTCGGACGCGATCCGTCGGGTCTAA
- a CDS encoding LLM class flavin-dependent oxidoreductase: protein MPDPQNLLHLAVALDGAGWHPAAWREADARPDHLFEAGYWADLIAEAERGLLDFVTIEDSLTLQSDHPFKPDDRTDRVRGRLDAVLIAARIAPRTKGIGFVPSVNVTHTEPFHLSKSIATLDYVSTGRAGVRVQVSARPDAAAHFGRRESPRLSVDGIDDEASQQQIGDYFAEAADYVEVLRRLWDSWEDDAEIRDARTGRFVDRQKLHCIDFEGRWFSVKGPSITPRPPQGQPIVAALGHGGVSYQLIAEGADIGFVTPHDATQASDAALEIGSLRRAVGRGQDAVHLFGDLVVFLDRTTQAAQDRRRRLDDVAGHEYRSDAEVFVGTPVQLADVLQEWHAAGLSGFRLRPATLPYDLAQITDGLVPELRRRGVFRTAYEADTLRGLLGLPRPANRYAVA, encoded by the coding sequence ATGCCTGACCCGCAGAATCTTCTCCACCTCGCGGTGGCATTGGACGGCGCCGGGTGGCACCCGGCCGCGTGGCGCGAGGCCGACGCCCGCCCGGACCACTTGTTCGAAGCGGGTTACTGGGCCGATCTGATCGCCGAAGCCGAACGCGGACTGCTGGATTTCGTGACGATCGAGGATTCGCTGACACTGCAGTCCGATCATCCATTCAAGCCCGACGATCGGACCGACCGCGTGCGCGGCCGATTGGACGCGGTTCTCATCGCCGCCCGAATTGCGCCGCGCACTAAGGGCATTGGATTCGTCCCGTCGGTGAACGTCACGCATACCGAGCCGTTCCACCTGTCGAAGTCGATCGCTACGCTCGACTACGTCAGCACCGGCCGAGCCGGTGTGCGGGTTCAGGTCTCGGCGCGGCCCGATGCGGCGGCACATTTCGGGCGCCGCGAATCGCCTCGCCTGTCCGTCGACGGCATCGACGACGAGGCCAGCCAGCAGCAGATTGGTGACTATTTCGCCGAGGCCGCGGATTACGTTGAAGTGCTGCGTCGTTTGTGGGACAGCTGGGAGGACGACGCCGAGATCCGCGATGCCCGCACCGGACGGTTCGTCGACCGCCAGAAGTTGCACTGCATCGATTTCGAGGGACGCTGGTTTTCCGTCAAGGGGCCGTCGATCACACCTCGCCCACCGCAGGGCCAGCCGATCGTGGCGGCCCTGGGCCACGGCGGTGTGTCCTACCAGCTGATCGCCGAGGGTGCCGATATCGGATTCGTCACCCCGCACGATGCGACGCAGGCCAGTGACGCTGCCCTCGAGATCGGCTCACTGCGCCGCGCCGTCGGGCGCGGCCAGGACGCCGTGCACCTCTTCGGCGACCTGGTGGTGTTCCTGGATCGCACGACACAGGCGGCGCAGGATCGGCGGCGCCGCCTCGATGATGTTGCTGGGCACGAATATCGAAGTGATGCCGAGGTTTTCGTCGGCACGCCGGTACAGCTGGCCGACGTGCTGCAGGAGTGGCATGCCGCCGGACTGTCCGGATTCCGCCTGCGTCCCGCCACCCTTCCCTACGACCTGGCTCAGATCACCGATGGGCTGGTGCCCGAATTGCGCCGCCGCGGAGTGTTCCGGACCGCCTACGAAGCGGACACGCTACGCGGGTTACTCGGATTGCCCCGTCCCGCCAACCGCTACGCGGTCGCATAA
- a CDS encoding 2-hydroxyacid dehydrogenase has translation MGDDACVTVQKTNSVLRVGSRFEPTFQAELEARYDIPQLPEGPPRAEFLAQRAPEFRVVVTSGLAGVDADTIAALPNLEAIVNNGAGVDSIDLEAAARRGIGVSNTPDVLSDTVADTALALILMTLRRFGAADRYVRAGRWAREGAFPYARDVSGLQVGILGLGRIGSAIATRLLGFDCAITYHNRHRIDGSPYRYAESPAELAESVDVLVVATTGDRQARHLVDRTVLEALGPKGYLINIARGSVVDQDALVELVAGGGLAGAGLDVFVDEPHVPGALFDLDNVVLFPHIGSATGRTRRAMALLTIRNLESYLASGELVTPVLLPRGNGH, from the coding sequence ATGGGAGATGATGCATGCGTGACGGTGCAGAAGACGAACAGCGTCCTACGGGTCGGTAGCAGGTTCGAGCCGACGTTCCAAGCCGAGCTGGAGGCGCGCTACGACATCCCCCAACTTCCCGAGGGTCCGCCGCGGGCCGAGTTCCTGGCCCAGCGCGCGCCCGAATTTCGCGTGGTAGTCACATCGGGCCTCGCCGGCGTGGACGCCGATACGATTGCGGCCCTGCCTAATCTAGAGGCAATCGTCAACAACGGAGCCGGGGTGGACTCGATCGACCTGGAGGCGGCCGCCCGCCGCGGTATCGGCGTAAGCAACACTCCCGACGTGCTGTCGGACACCGTTGCCGACACGGCACTGGCGCTGATCCTGATGACGCTGCGCCGCTTCGGGGCCGCCGATCGCTACGTGCGGGCCGGCCGATGGGCGCGCGAGGGGGCGTTTCCGTATGCACGGGATGTCAGCGGTCTTCAGGTCGGCATCTTGGGCCTAGGCCGTATCGGCTCGGCCATCGCGACTCGACTGCTCGGATTCGATTGCGCCATCACGTATCACAATCGGCACCGGATCGACGGGTCGCCGTACCGCTACGCGGAATCGCCCGCGGAGCTGGCCGAGTCGGTCGATGTACTCGTGGTCGCCACCACCGGCGACCGCCAGGCTCGCCACCTTGTCGACCGGACCGTTCTCGAGGCACTGGGTCCCAAGGGTTATCTGATCAACATTGCCCGCGGCAGCGTGGTCGACCAGGATGCACTGGTCGAGTTGGTGGCCGGTGGCGGGCTGGCCGGAGCAGGACTGGACGTGTTCGTCGACGAACCCCATGTCCCCGGCGCACTGTTCGATCTGGACAATGTGGTGTTGTTCCCGCACATCGGCAGCGCCACCGGCCGGACTCGCCGGGCGATGGCCTTGCTGACGATCCGCAACCTCGAAAGTTACCTCGCCAGTGGCGAACTGGTGACCCCGGTACTACTTCCACGGGGCAACGGTCACTGA
- a CDS encoding aliphatic sulfonate ABC transporter substrate-binding protein, translating into MVKSRYLAAISVIVGVVAVSGCGSNSGSTASKDIHLDYAYYSPLSLVVRDQHLLENRGYNVTWVLSAGSNKANEGLRSKALDFGSTAGSAALVARANGSPIKAVDLFAGGEWTGLVVTKDSPITAVADLKGKKVAVTKGTDPYFFLLQSLATAGLSPSDIEIVNLQHADGKTALERGNVDAWSGLDPFIAQTIQQSGSRFIYRNPSFNSYGFLNAREDFIAAHPDVVQAVVDSYEEARKWAKAHPDQLAALLASQANIALSVAQEELTRTLVDINPIPGSAQQAVLARVEPLAVADSDIKSDEAGRSALSTLIDPTYIQQSH; encoded by the coding sequence ATGGTGAAAAGTCGCTACTTGGCCGCGATTTCGGTGATCGTCGGCGTCGTGGCGGTGTCCGGCTGCGGTTCGAACTCCGGTTCCACGGCGTCGAAGGACATCCATCTGGACTATGCGTACTACAGCCCACTGAGTCTGGTGGTTCGCGATCAGCACCTGCTGGAAAACCGCGGTTACAACGTGACCTGGGTGCTTTCGGCAGGGAGCAACAAGGCCAACGAGGGCCTGCGGTCGAAGGCGCTGGACTTCGGGTCCACCGCAGGTTCGGCCGCGTTGGTCGCGCGGGCCAACGGGTCGCCGATCAAGGCCGTCGACTTATTCGCCGGAGGTGAGTGGACGGGTTTGGTCGTCACCAAGGACTCGCCGATCACAGCGGTGGCCGACCTGAAGGGTAAGAAGGTGGCGGTCACCAAGGGCACCGACCCGTATTTCTTCTTGTTGCAATCGCTTGCGACGGCCGGCCTTTCACCGAGCGACATCGAAATCGTCAACTTGCAGCATGCCGACGGCAAGACCGCGTTGGAACGTGGCAACGTCGATGCTTGGTCGGGCCTGGACCCGTTTATCGCGCAGACGATCCAGCAATCGGGCTCCCGCTTCATCTATCGCAATCCAAGTTTCAATTCCTACGGCTTTTTGAACGCACGGGAGGATTTCATCGCTGCTCACCCCGACGTGGTCCAGGCAGTGGTCGACAGCTATGAGGAGGCCCGGAAGTGGGCGAAGGCGCATCCCGATCAACTGGCAGCGCTGCTGGCCTCGCAGGCGAACATCGCGCTGAGCGTGGCCCAGGAGGAACTGACCCGGACATTGGTGGACATCAATCCGATTCCGGGGAGCGCCCAGCAGGCGGTGCTGGCCCGGGTGGAGCCGCTCGCGGTCGCCGACTCCGATATCAAGTCCGACGAAGCCGGCCGCAGCGCGCTGAGCACGCTGATCGATCCGACGTACATTCAGCAATCGCACTGA